AAAGATTTCTCCTCAAGGGAGGGCTGCCTCTCTCCCAGGTCCTGCCCCTCCCACTGTCCCCTCGCTGTCTGTGCTCCACTCTCATTGTTCTCCCCTCGGTTCTCGAGCTTCCCCAGCCCGCTCCCTCTTCGAGGCCTCTGCCGTGTCTCTCCTGTGCCTGGAACACTTCTGAGGCAGGGCACCTCCAGGACTCTGCCACTTTCCGGCTCGCTGACCTGCATAGGTCACTGGACCCCTtgggtttcagtttccttatctgtaaagagAAAAACTAGACACGACCTTTGGCTTCTTGCGAGAAATAAAGGGGTCAGGAAAGGGAAGCACATGGCTCAAGACCTTGCTCAGGGTCCCTGCGTAGCGATGGCAGCTCCTAATTTCTTTGTTCTTGAGGAGCTCCCTCCACTCTCTGTTTTGGGGAGctatcacccccccccccattctaTTCCTTGCTCTGCTTCTCCTTTAGCAAAGattggcttttgccagtttcCTCACTGTCACCAAAGACAAACCCATCATCTCCCACCCTACCTGCCTGCATCTTTGTCTTACTAGATGTGGGAGAAGTTATAAGGATTTTAGAACTTCACAAGGTCCCACAAGCATATACCTGTGTGAGAGCTTCCTGTTGGGATAATAGCTAGAAGCTCTGTTGGGTGCTTGCCTCCtgcttgaattctttttttttttaagcaaaaacacTTCTATTTACTAACCAAAGGGTTGATCCTAATTAAACCAAGACTTCAAAATGGTTGCGTGTAAAATGTTTGTGATAAAGGTAATTgaacacagcaatgaaaaaaaatcaacaatatggCGATTTGCACTGAACTTTGCATTCTCACAGCTAACTGCTGTCGAAAGTGGTGAGGAAACTTTCGTTCTGCTTTTTCATAGATCTGAGGACAGGTGACTCGGTTCGTAAGGCATCCCGCCACTAATTTTCCATCTTCCACTTTTCTTGTTGTTGTATTTTCCTTTCCCACCCCGTTCCTGGTGTTGAACCAACACACCGTTTGTAAAGTTGCAGATCTGAGTGTTCCTGCCATCAGCTGTAGTTTCTTCAAACTCCTCTCCCAGTTTATGAGAAAACTGTGCTGTTTCAAagtcttttcagtttttatggTGAGGCTGTTGTCAGCAGAGGTGACACCATCTAGTTTGGCCATTACATCCATTTATCACAGAGCCATTGCTACACCTACTGCCTTCACGTATTCCTCAAAGTCTATGCTCTCCACCAGGTACCATCTTTCTCCCAGCTGAATGGTGGCCATGGCGGGCATGGGTGTGCTTtcagggagggcagagcagggtcTGGCTTGGGGAGTGGGCATCAGGTGGCCAATGGGAGGTGCATCCTCCTGCttgaattcttcttctttttttttttttgctgaggaagattcaccctgagctaacatctatgccaatctttccctattttgtacatgagctgccaccacagcatggccactgacagaccagtggtgtaggtctgtgcccaggaaccgaaccgaaagcagagcctgcaaaacttaaccactaggccactggctggccccttcTGCTCAAATTCTTAATAGTAGAGTTCACAAAACTCCAGCCCCCCTATTTTTGACAACTTCCACCTCATGGATGGCTCTCCCCTTATCAGAAGTAGATCTAGAGATGCAATCAATGGGTGATACCCATTCTCTGGAGACCCACCACACCAGCTGTGGGCCTTGaccttggggtggggagggggaagtgagAAGAAATTCTCTTAGCAATGTTCCATAAATTTTAGTGTGCAGAAAATCACTGGGGTGCTTTCTGAAAAAGGCCAGTTGCCAATCTCTCC
This DNA window, taken from Equus przewalskii isolate Varuska chromosome 5, EquPr2, whole genome shotgun sequence, encodes the following:
- the LOC103550821 gene encoding LOW QUALITY PROTEIN: fatty acid-binding protein 5 (The sequence of the model RefSeq protein was modified relative to this genomic sequence to represent the inferred CDS: inserted 1 base in 1 codon; deleted 1 base in 1 codon; substituted 2 bases at 2 genomic stop codons), producing the protein MATIQLGERWYLVESIDFEEYVKAVGVAMALXXMDVMAKLDGVTSADNSLTIKTEKTLXTAQFSHKLGEEFEETTADGRNTQICNFTNGVLVQHQERGGKENTTTRKVEDGKLVAGCLTNRVTCPQIYEKAERKFPHHFRQQFHI